From one Nevskiales bacterium genomic stretch:
- the rimP gene encoding ribosome maturation factor RimP translates to MALQERVQALLEPLVEGLGYELVCLELHGSGAHALLRLYIDAPQGIGLDDCERVSREVSAALDVADPISGSYRLEVSSPGLDRPLAKPEHFRRFAGRQAKLQLRAPLNGRRRFAGRLLGLEQDEVVIEVDGSPWRLPLQQVEKARLVPEHDR, encoded by the coding sequence ATGGCATTGCAGGAACGGGTGCAGGCGCTGCTGGAGCCGCTGGTCGAGGGCCTCGGCTACGAACTGGTATGCCTGGAGTTGCACGGTTCTGGCGCGCATGCGTTGTTGCGGCTTTATATCGATGCACCGCAGGGCATCGGACTGGACGATTGCGAGCGGGTCAGCCGTGAGGTGAGCGCTGCGCTGGACGTGGCCGACCCGATCAGCGGCAGCTACCGGCTCGAGGTGTCCTCGCCGGGGCTGGACCGGCCGCTGGCCAAGCCGGAGCATTTCCGGCGCTTTGCCGGACGTCAGGCGAAGCTGCAGCTGCGCGCGCCGCTCAACGGCCGCCGCCGGTTCGCCGGGCGGCTGCTGGGGCTGGAACAGGACGAGGTGGTGATCGAGGTCGACGGCAGCCCCTGGCGGCTGCCGCTGCAGCAGGTCGAGAAGGCGCGGCTGGTGCCCGAGCACGACCGCTGA